From one Heterodontus francisci isolate sHetFra1 chromosome 17, sHetFra1.hap1, whole genome shotgun sequence genomic stretch:
- the LOC137379279 gene encoding C-C motif chemokine 7-like: protein MKLVLAILILVLTISICSQQVSAAPTIPVGTLCCERYIRGPLPLTRLVGYIIVHSTFYCSRAAVIFKTVKDRLVCADPKHQWVQERVRDLQEKVQHA from the exons ATGAAGCTGGTCCTGGCAATCCTGATTCTCGTTCTCACCATCAGCATCTGCTCTCAGCAAGTCTCTGCAG CTCCCACTATTCCTGTGGGCACTCTATGCTGTGAGCGCTACATCAGAGGACCATTGCCACTAACTCGCCTCGTGGGCTACATAATAGTTCACAGCACTTTTTATTGTTCCCGAGCTGCTGTGAT ATTTAAGACTGTAAAGGATCGTCTGGTATGTGCCGACCCGAAGCATCAATGGGTCCAGGAGCGAGTGAGGGATCTGCAAGAGAAAGTCCAGCACGCCTAA